One region of Drosophila teissieri strain GT53w chromosome 2L, Prin_Dtei_1.1, whole genome shotgun sequence genomic DNA includes:
- the LOC122626228 gene encoding serine protease filzig isoform X2 — MFKWVTPASTATLSRCTLSATTTATAAATTTTTSAMAATRTATTTTRTTRPQLLSIALTSLIIIVASFVPTTSGFRSIETNGGGRKLFGGYRITPKHCRATKTLPSSDPRANGPTICMFNHECAQRGGEVVGACMDGFLFGACCQIPPTHELASTLINEAQNAYFQQHQQQTKLQQSAAQTSFENYGEQQQSLSEEQGAQQPAQNIYDQQNLDKVYQQLGSSSSISPPSGAYGDEPQQLEYQPESEQPVRDENAYPTSSSSTEATQSQSSSASVEFEQEPSQPAVDSSDQTTPDQKIHKQPVQPPNFHVHKHSVTINSPSSPPQNDDFVMQVLSTLPPEHADDHHIVFTTEVPTKIASGLQDQTSSESNSFEEVSSTPAATQKPKPKPTQKPTQKPTQKATQKPAPKPTQKAKPKPVPQLAETMKRPLQQKPLQAAKPNPSSKPAQTTNNHHHNHLILDGGEFTHSDITHPGADADLVEDLQFSTGYGPQPVYAEPPKQQQPPAEQSYISSSTSAKRPTTGHNSPTTVSSITTHVDSIESIILQLNNTSHGPSYNVVSQQTPSYGYPGAAVVQTEAATQNPTFYQENEAEKVQESDSQSDYGYTTTVNYESFYDKVSDEQDASAALSQSAEMPTARPGYGEDVSAVLEDHTMPANGYHDAEAPVAPQTSEFNKMPVMGIAYPVDMSYMEEEGNLPATAPSYGQQVSSDSYEASTESTYQKLSTVQTEEPQPLPTYIRPTTNANKQNRPVASYIGMVTMQNYNPQPGNGDYQAQVPPEVSVSSHTTKVQEHADETSNGYQQSETTAGYISPPTAVPAPAQRPQYDAVQADASSERPVLVTASPRPRPKPSTKRPSVKRPISGESTKKKPQPQPSSGAYNQEKISEPSTRKPVSSGYDKVPESPITHIQIKKPSATHHKEQEQTAYPRPASPAGYEQTTAAAPAPAAPSLNYDKPDAPTSQYDQPSAPPASYDQLAPMPSLNYNEQHASSPGRKPSTAKPISTSYVTGPSTPRPPATVDYHYDNVPPLFMADDKLDAFIQSTAENIVGSTPGNYQPPLVATASTPAYAHRPTSSGSYGHKKPGFVQINGTPKPPRPTVLITPKPTTINLVTYSSLSDDNNKLASSTSSYVAGRPGAQGVSSNDFEDPGYFGSSPVHVAFTQSTTETVYAVPSDDKPAFPGYFGPTPSYPAFSVPGEKVGQNVMEETYTSPNDFVNFPPVRNPNLNMSAASSAVTSDLDLSTPAFVEDVVLKDKMHTLVHKLVASLQGNFEALADMIEEPGSNKTVATYQAGAGGTTKPVRVVTTRKPVRTATTAKPKVTTKKPVSRVTTKPPNKKTSVVSTTTRKPATRRTTVAAKVTTTTRRPATKKPTRRVSSTVKTTTISSARPADDEIVDEEDEEDVNPNPSDNEIDQGATLSSYGGANGRKIQCGVRPHVKSGRIVGGKGSTFGAYPWQVLVRESTWLGLFTKNKCGGVLITSRYVITAAHCQPGFLASLVAVMGEFDISGDLESKRSVTKNVKRVIVHRQYDPATFENDLALLELDSLVQFDTHIVPICMPNDVADFTGRMATVTGWGRLKYGGGVPSVLQEVQVPIIENSVCQEMFHTAGHNKKILTSFLCAGYANGQKDSCEGDSGGPLVLQRPDGRYELAGTVSHGIKCAAPYLPGVYMRTTFYKPWLRSITGVK, encoded by the exons GCGGTCGCAAGCTGTTTGGGGGCTACCGCATCACACCGAAGCACTGCCGTGCCACCAAGACGCTACCCAGCTCGGATCCACGGGCCAATGGACCCACCATCTGCATGTTTAACCACGAGTGCGCCCAACGGGGTGGCGAGGTGGTGGGCGCCTGCATGGACGGCTTCCTCTTCGGCGCCTGCTGCCAGATCCCGCCCACCCACGAGTTGGCCAGCACGCTGATCAACGAGGCGCAGAACGCATACttccagcagcaccagcagcagacgAAGCTCCAGCAGTCGGCAGCCCAAACCTCGTTCGAGAACTACGGCGAACAGCAGCAGTCACTGAGTGAGGAACAGGGGGCACAGCAGCCTGCGCAGAACATCTACGATCAGCAGAACCTGGACAAAGTCTACCAGCAACtgggcagcagcagtagcatcAGTCCACCCAGCGGAGCCTACGGAGATGAGCCGCAGCAACTGGAATATCAGCCGGAGTCGGAGCAACCCGTAAGGGATGAGAATGCGTATCCTACCAGCAGTTCATCCACCGAGGCCACTCAGTCGCAGTCCTCCTCCGCCAGTGTCGAATTCGAACAGGAGCCCTCCCAACCAGCAGTTGACTCCAGCGATCAGACCACTCCAGACCAGAAAATCCACAAGCAACCCGTCCAGCCACCCAACTTCCACGTTCACAAGCACTCCGTGACCATCAACTCACCGTCGTCGCCTCCTCAAAACGATGACTTCGTGATGCAGGTGCTAAGCACCTTGCCACCTGAGCATGCCGATGACCATCATATTGTCTTCACCACAGAGGTGCCCACCAAAATTGCTAGTGGCTTGCAGGATCAAACGAGCTCTGAGTCCAACTCCTTCGAAGAGGTGTCTTCAACGCCAGCAGccacccaaaaacccaaacccaagccaACTCAAAAGCCCACTCAAAAGCCCACTCAGAAGGCCACGCAGAAACCCGCTCCAAAACCCACACAAAAAGCCAAGCCGAAACCAGTTCCCCAACTGGCGGAGACCATGAAGCGACCTCTCCAACAAAAGCCACTGCAGGCGGCGAAACCTAATCCAAGCTCCAAGCCTGCCCAGACCACgaacaaccaccaccacaaccaccttATCCTGGACGGTGGTGAGTTCACGCACAGTGATATTACCCACCCCGGAGCAGATGCCGATCTCGTGGAGGATCTGCAATTCTCCACAGGCTATGGGCCCCAACCCGTGTACGCGGAACCACcgaagcaacagcagccaccgGCGGAGCAGAGCTATATTTCATCCAGCACTAGTGCCAAACGCCCAACGACCGGTCATAACAGTCCCACCACTGTTTCCTCGATTACCACCCACGTAGACTCTATCGAGTCCATCATCCTGCAGCTGAACAACACCAGTCATGGTCCCAGTTATAATGTCGTGAGCCAGCAGACGCCATCATATGGATATCCTGGAGCAGCGGTGGTTCAGACTGAGGCAGCAACCCAAAATCCAACCTTCTACCAGGAGAACGAGGCCGAGAAGGTCCAGGAgtcggactcgcagtctgATTACGGTTACACCACCACAGTTAACTACGAGTCTTTCTACGATAAAGTTTCAGATGAGCAGGATGCCTCTGCTGCTCTTAGTCAGTCTGCTGAGATGCCCACCGCACGGCCTGGATACGGAGAAGATGTGTCCGCTGTGCTGGAGGACCACACGATGCCGGCCAATGGTTACCACGATGCTGAGGCTCCAGTTGCTCCACAGACTTCCGAGTTCAACAAGATGCCAGTGATGGGCATTGCCTATCCAGTGGATATGTCCTATATGGAGGAGGAGGGAAATCTGCCGGCAACTGCACCTAGTTATGGCCAGCAAGTGAGCAGTGACTCCTATGAGGCAAGCACTGAATCCACCTACCAGAAGCTGTCAACGGTCCAAACGGAAGAGCCGCAGCCACTGCCAACTTACATACGTCCCACAACCAATGCCAATAAGCAAAATCGCCCAGTGGCCTCTTACATTGGGATGGTGACAATGCAGAACTATAACCCGCAGCCAGGAAATGGTGACTACCAGGCCCAAGTTCCCCCCGAAGTGTCCGTGTCCTCGCACACCACCAAAGTTCAGGAACACGCGGATGAGACCTCAAATGGCTATCAGCAATCGGAGACAACAGCCGGCTACATTTCCCCACCAACTGCTGTGCCCGCGCCAGCACAGCGGCCTCAGTATGACGCCGTGCAAGCTGATGCTTCCTCGGAGCGACCTGTCCTGGTGACCGCCAGTCCCAGGCCCCGACCCAAGCCCAGTACCAAGCGACCCTCCGTAAAGAGGCCCATCAGCGGTGAGAGCACCAAGAAGAAACCTCAGCCACAGCCTAGTTCTGGTGCCTACAACCAAGAGAAGATTAGCGAACCAAGCACCAGAAAGCCCGTGTCCAGTGGATACGATAAGGTGCCCGAGTCGCCCATCACACACATTCAGATCAAGAAGCCGTCGGCAACTCATCACAAGGAACAAGAACAGACCGCGTACCCCAGACCAGCCAGCCCTGCGGGATACGAACAGACAactgccgctgctcctgcgCCAGCTGCTCCTTCTCTAAACTACGACAAACCGGATGCCCCAACCAGCCAGTACGACCAGCCCTCTGCTCCGCCTGCTAGTTACGATCAGTTGGCGCCCATGCCGTCTCTCAACTACAACGAGCAGCATGCCAGCTCACCAGGAAGGAAGCCGTCAACGGCCAAGCCCATTTCCACCAGCTATGTGACCGGACCTAGCACCCCACGACCCCCCGCCACCGTCGACTACCACTACGACAATGTGCCCCCACTGTTTATGGCGGACGACAAGCTAGATGCCTTTATCCAGAGCACGGCGGAGAACATTGTCGGATCTACCCCGGGCAACTACCAGCCTCCGCTGGTGGCTACCGCATCAACGCCCGCCTACGCTCATAGACCAACCAGCAGTGGTAGCTATGGCCATAAGAAGCCTGGTTTCGTACAGATCAATGGAACACCAAAGCCTCCCAGACCGACGGTGCTCATTACTCCCAAGCCCACTACCATAAATCTAGTGACTTACAGCTCTTTAAGCGACGATAACAACAAGCTGGCCTCCAGCACGAGTTCCTATGTGGCCGGAAGACCAGGAGCACAGGGAGTAAGTTCTAACGACTTCGAAGATCCTGGATACTTTGGCAGTAGCCCCGTCCATGTGGCCTTCACGCAATCCACCACGGAGACCGTCTATGCAGTGCCCTCCGATGACAAACCAGCATTCCCTGGATACTTCGGACCGACGCCCTCGTATCCCGCCTTCTCAGTTCCTGGTGAGAAAGTGGGCCAGAATGTTATGGAGGAGACCTACACCTCGCCCAATGATTTCGTCAACTTCCCGCCGGTGAGGAACCCCAATCTGAACATGTCGGCTGCCTCCAGCGCAGTGACCAGCGATCTCGACCTCTCCACCCCCGCCTTCGTGGAGGATGTGGTGCTCAAGGACAAGATGCACACGTTGGTTCACAAGTTGGTGGCCTCACTGCAGGGTAACTTTGAGGCCCTGGCCGATATGATCGAAGAGCCGGGAAGTAACAAGACCGTGGCCACCTACCAGGCCGGAGCAGGTGGAACTACCAAGCCTGTGAGAGTAGTAACCACACGGAAACCTGTGAGGACAGCCACCACAGCCAAGCCCAAGGTAACCACAAAGAAACCAGTGTCCCGGGTCACGACAAAGCCTCCTAACAAGAAGACCTCCGTGGTCAGCACCACCACTCGCAAGCCCGCGACGCGCCGCACCACCGTTGCCGCCAAGGTAACCACCACCACTCGGAGACCGGCGACGAAGAAGCCAACGCGTCGAGTAAGCAGCACCGTGAAGACCACGACCATAAGTTCGGCCAGGCCGGCGGACGACGAGATCgtggacgaggaggacgaagaGGATGTCAACCCGAATCCCAGCGACAACGAGATTGACCAGGGAGCTACCTTGAGCTCGTACGGCGGAGCCAATGGTCGGAAGATTC AGTGCGGCGTGCGGCCCCATGTCAAGTCCGGCCGTATTGTCGGCGGCAAGGGCTCCACCTTCGGCGCCTACCCCTGGCAGGTTCTCGTCCGGGAGTCCACCTGGCTGGGCCTATTCACCAAGAACAAGTGCGGCGGCGTCCTAATCACCAGCCGCTACGTCATCACCGCCGCCCATTGTCAGCCCGG ATTCCTGGCTTCTCTGGTGGCTGTTATGGGTGAGTTTGACATTTCCGGCGACCTGGAGAGCAAGCGCTCAGTGACCAAGAATGTTAAGCGCGTCATTGTCCACCGGCAGTACGATCCGGCCACGTTCGAAAACGACCTGGCCCTGCTGGAATTGGACAGTCTAGTGCAATTCGATACGCATATAG TGCCCATTTGCATGCCCAATGATGTGGCGGACTTCACTGGACGCATGGCGACCGTGACGGGATGGGGACGCCTTAAGTACGGAGGTGGAGTGCCATCTGTTCTCCAGGAGGTGCAG GTGCCGATTATCGAGAACAGCGTTTGCCAGGAGATGTTCCACACTGCTGGACACAACAAGAAGATTCTCACCTCCTTCCTGTGCGCCGGCTATGCCAACGGACAAAAGGATTCCTGCGAG GGTGACAGTGGCGGACCGCTGGTGCTGCAACGACCGGATGGACGCTACGAGTTGGCCGGAACCGTTTCCCACGGCATCAAATGTGCGGCGCCGTATCTGCCAGGTGTCTATATGCGCACCACCTTTTACAAGCCGTGGCTGCGCAGCATAACGGGCGTGAAATAG
- the LOC122626228 gene encoding serine protease filzig isoform X1 — MFKWVTPASTATLSRCTLSATTTATAAATTTTTSAMAATRTATTTTRTTRPQLLSIALTSLIIIVASFVPTTSGFRSIETNGGGRKLFGGYRITPKHCRATKTLPSSDPRANGPTICMFNHECAQRGGEVVGACMDGFLFGACCQIPPTHELASTLINEAQNAYFQQHQQQTKLQQSAAQTSFENYGEQQQSLSEEQGAQQPAQNIYDQQNLDKVYQQLGSSSSISPPSGAYGDEPQQLEYQPESEQPVRDENAYPTSSSSTEATQSQSSSASVEFEQEPSQPAVDSSDQTTPDQKIHKQPVQPPNFHVHKHSVTINSPSSPPQNDDFVMQVLSTLPPEHADDHHIVFTTEVPTKIASGLQDQTSSESNSFEEVSSTPAATQKPKPKPTQKPTQKPTQKATQKPAPKPTQKAKPKPVPQLAETMKRPLQQKPLQAAKPNPSSKPAQTTNNHHHNHLILDGGEFTHSDITHPGADADLVEDLQFSTGYGPQPVYAEPPKQQQPPAEQSYISSSTSAKRPTTGHNSPTTVSSITTHVDSIESIILQLNNTSHGPSYNVVSQQTPSYGYPGAAVVQTEAATQNPTFYQENEAEKVQESDSQSDYGYTTTVNYESFYDKVSDEQDASAALSQSAEMPTARPGYGEDVSAVLEDHTMPANGYHDAEAPVAPQTSEFNKMPVMGIAYPVDMSYMEEEGNLPATAPSYGQQVSSDSYEASTESTYQKLSTVQTEEPQPLPTYIRPTTNANKQNRPVASYIGMVTMQNYNPQPGNGDYQAQVPPEVSVSSHTTKVQEHADETSNGYQQSETTAGYISPPTAVPAPAQRPQYDAVQADASSERPVLVTASPRPRPKPSTKRPSVKRPISGESTKKKPQPQPSSGAYNQEKISEPSTRKPVSSGYDKVPESPITHIQIKKPSATHHKEQEQTAYPRPASPAGYEQTTAAAPAPAAPSLNYDKPDAPTSQYDQPSAPPASYDQLAPMPSLNYNEQHASSPGRKPSTAKPISTSYVTGPSTPRPPATVDYHYDNVPPLFMADDKLDAFIQSTAENIVGSTPGNYQPPLVATASTPAYAHRPTSSGSYGHKKPGFVQINGTPKPPRPTVLITPKPTTINLVTYSSLSDDNNKLASSTSSYVAGRPGAQGVSSNDFEDPGYFGSSPVHVAFTQSTTETVYAVPSDDKPAFPGYFGPTPSYPAFSVPGEKVGQNVMEETYTSPNDFVNFPPVRNPNLNMSAASSAVTSDLDLSTPAFVEDVVLKDKMHTLVHKLVASLQGNFEALADMIEEPGSNKTVATYQAGAGGTTKPVRVVTTRKPVRTATTAKPKVTTKKPVSRVTTKPPNKKTSVVSTTTRKPATRRTTVAAKVTTTTRRPATKKPTRRVSSTVKTTTISSARPADDEIVDEEDEEDVNPNPSDNEIDQGATLSSYGGANGRKIHSTSRTLPTPNLAFHSPSTECGVRPHVKSGRIVGGKGSTFGAYPWQVLVRESTWLGLFTKNKCGGVLITSRYVITAAHCQPGFLASLVAVMGEFDISGDLESKRSVTKNVKRVIVHRQYDPATFENDLALLELDSLVQFDTHIVPICMPNDVADFTGRMATVTGWGRLKYGGGVPSVLQEVQVPIIENSVCQEMFHTAGHNKKILTSFLCAGYANGQKDSCEGDSGGPLVLQRPDGRYELAGTVSHGIKCAAPYLPGVYMRTTFYKPWLRSITGVK; from the exons GCGGTCGCAAGCTGTTTGGGGGCTACCGCATCACACCGAAGCACTGCCGTGCCACCAAGACGCTACCCAGCTCGGATCCACGGGCCAATGGACCCACCATCTGCATGTTTAACCACGAGTGCGCCCAACGGGGTGGCGAGGTGGTGGGCGCCTGCATGGACGGCTTCCTCTTCGGCGCCTGCTGCCAGATCCCGCCCACCCACGAGTTGGCCAGCACGCTGATCAACGAGGCGCAGAACGCATACttccagcagcaccagcagcagacgAAGCTCCAGCAGTCGGCAGCCCAAACCTCGTTCGAGAACTACGGCGAACAGCAGCAGTCACTGAGTGAGGAACAGGGGGCACAGCAGCCTGCGCAGAACATCTACGATCAGCAGAACCTGGACAAAGTCTACCAGCAACtgggcagcagcagtagcatcAGTCCACCCAGCGGAGCCTACGGAGATGAGCCGCAGCAACTGGAATATCAGCCGGAGTCGGAGCAACCCGTAAGGGATGAGAATGCGTATCCTACCAGCAGTTCATCCACCGAGGCCACTCAGTCGCAGTCCTCCTCCGCCAGTGTCGAATTCGAACAGGAGCCCTCCCAACCAGCAGTTGACTCCAGCGATCAGACCACTCCAGACCAGAAAATCCACAAGCAACCCGTCCAGCCACCCAACTTCCACGTTCACAAGCACTCCGTGACCATCAACTCACCGTCGTCGCCTCCTCAAAACGATGACTTCGTGATGCAGGTGCTAAGCACCTTGCCACCTGAGCATGCCGATGACCATCATATTGTCTTCACCACAGAGGTGCCCACCAAAATTGCTAGTGGCTTGCAGGATCAAACGAGCTCTGAGTCCAACTCCTTCGAAGAGGTGTCTTCAACGCCAGCAGccacccaaaaacccaaacccaagccaACTCAAAAGCCCACTCAAAAGCCCACTCAGAAGGCCACGCAGAAACCCGCTCCAAAACCCACACAAAAAGCCAAGCCGAAACCAGTTCCCCAACTGGCGGAGACCATGAAGCGACCTCTCCAACAAAAGCCACTGCAGGCGGCGAAACCTAATCCAAGCTCCAAGCCTGCCCAGACCACgaacaaccaccaccacaaccaccttATCCTGGACGGTGGTGAGTTCACGCACAGTGATATTACCCACCCCGGAGCAGATGCCGATCTCGTGGAGGATCTGCAATTCTCCACAGGCTATGGGCCCCAACCCGTGTACGCGGAACCACcgaagcaacagcagccaccgGCGGAGCAGAGCTATATTTCATCCAGCACTAGTGCCAAACGCCCAACGACCGGTCATAACAGTCCCACCACTGTTTCCTCGATTACCACCCACGTAGACTCTATCGAGTCCATCATCCTGCAGCTGAACAACACCAGTCATGGTCCCAGTTATAATGTCGTGAGCCAGCAGACGCCATCATATGGATATCCTGGAGCAGCGGTGGTTCAGACTGAGGCAGCAACCCAAAATCCAACCTTCTACCAGGAGAACGAGGCCGAGAAGGTCCAGGAgtcggactcgcagtctgATTACGGTTACACCACCACAGTTAACTACGAGTCTTTCTACGATAAAGTTTCAGATGAGCAGGATGCCTCTGCTGCTCTTAGTCAGTCTGCTGAGATGCCCACCGCACGGCCTGGATACGGAGAAGATGTGTCCGCTGTGCTGGAGGACCACACGATGCCGGCCAATGGTTACCACGATGCTGAGGCTCCAGTTGCTCCACAGACTTCCGAGTTCAACAAGATGCCAGTGATGGGCATTGCCTATCCAGTGGATATGTCCTATATGGAGGAGGAGGGAAATCTGCCGGCAACTGCACCTAGTTATGGCCAGCAAGTGAGCAGTGACTCCTATGAGGCAAGCACTGAATCCACCTACCAGAAGCTGTCAACGGTCCAAACGGAAGAGCCGCAGCCACTGCCAACTTACATACGTCCCACAACCAATGCCAATAAGCAAAATCGCCCAGTGGCCTCTTACATTGGGATGGTGACAATGCAGAACTATAACCCGCAGCCAGGAAATGGTGACTACCAGGCCCAAGTTCCCCCCGAAGTGTCCGTGTCCTCGCACACCACCAAAGTTCAGGAACACGCGGATGAGACCTCAAATGGCTATCAGCAATCGGAGACAACAGCCGGCTACATTTCCCCACCAACTGCTGTGCCCGCGCCAGCACAGCGGCCTCAGTATGACGCCGTGCAAGCTGATGCTTCCTCGGAGCGACCTGTCCTGGTGACCGCCAGTCCCAGGCCCCGACCCAAGCCCAGTACCAAGCGACCCTCCGTAAAGAGGCCCATCAGCGGTGAGAGCACCAAGAAGAAACCTCAGCCACAGCCTAGTTCTGGTGCCTACAACCAAGAGAAGATTAGCGAACCAAGCACCAGAAAGCCCGTGTCCAGTGGATACGATAAGGTGCCCGAGTCGCCCATCACACACATTCAGATCAAGAAGCCGTCGGCAACTCATCACAAGGAACAAGAACAGACCGCGTACCCCAGACCAGCCAGCCCTGCGGGATACGAACAGACAactgccgctgctcctgcgCCAGCTGCTCCTTCTCTAAACTACGACAAACCGGATGCCCCAACCAGCCAGTACGACCAGCCCTCTGCTCCGCCTGCTAGTTACGATCAGTTGGCGCCCATGCCGTCTCTCAACTACAACGAGCAGCATGCCAGCTCACCAGGAAGGAAGCCGTCAACGGCCAAGCCCATTTCCACCAGCTATGTGACCGGACCTAGCACCCCACGACCCCCCGCCACCGTCGACTACCACTACGACAATGTGCCCCCACTGTTTATGGCGGACGACAAGCTAGATGCCTTTATCCAGAGCACGGCGGAGAACATTGTCGGATCTACCCCGGGCAACTACCAGCCTCCGCTGGTGGCTACCGCATCAACGCCCGCCTACGCTCATAGACCAACCAGCAGTGGTAGCTATGGCCATAAGAAGCCTGGTTTCGTACAGATCAATGGAACACCAAAGCCTCCCAGACCGACGGTGCTCATTACTCCCAAGCCCACTACCATAAATCTAGTGACTTACAGCTCTTTAAGCGACGATAACAACAAGCTGGCCTCCAGCACGAGTTCCTATGTGGCCGGAAGACCAGGAGCACAGGGAGTAAGTTCTAACGACTTCGAAGATCCTGGATACTTTGGCAGTAGCCCCGTCCATGTGGCCTTCACGCAATCCACCACGGAGACCGTCTATGCAGTGCCCTCCGATGACAAACCAGCATTCCCTGGATACTTCGGACCGACGCCCTCGTATCCCGCCTTCTCAGTTCCTGGTGAGAAAGTGGGCCAGAATGTTATGGAGGAGACCTACACCTCGCCCAATGATTTCGTCAACTTCCCGCCGGTGAGGAACCCCAATCTGAACATGTCGGCTGCCTCCAGCGCAGTGACCAGCGATCTCGACCTCTCCACCCCCGCCTTCGTGGAGGATGTGGTGCTCAAGGACAAGATGCACACGTTGGTTCACAAGTTGGTGGCCTCACTGCAGGGTAACTTTGAGGCCCTGGCCGATATGATCGAAGAGCCGGGAAGTAACAAGACCGTGGCCACCTACCAGGCCGGAGCAGGTGGAACTACCAAGCCTGTGAGAGTAGTAACCACACGGAAACCTGTGAGGACAGCCACCACAGCCAAGCCCAAGGTAACCACAAAGAAACCAGTGTCCCGGGTCACGACAAAGCCTCCTAACAAGAAGACCTCCGTGGTCAGCACCACCACTCGCAAGCCCGCGACGCGCCGCACCACCGTTGCCGCCAAGGTAACCACCACCACTCGGAGACCGGCGACGAAGAAGCCAACGCGTCGAGTAAGCAGCACCGTGAAGACCACGACCATAAGTTCGGCCAGGCCGGCGGACGACGAGATCgtggacgaggaggacgaagaGGATGTCAACCCGAATCCCAGCGACAACGAGATTGACCAGGGAGCTACCTTGAGCTCGTACGGCGGAGCCAATGGTCGGAAGATTC ACTCGACTTCTCGAACACTCCCCACTCCTAACCTCGCATTTCACTCCCCATCAACAGAGTGCGGCGTGCGGCCCCATGTCAAGTCCGGCCGTATTGTCGGCGGCAAGGGCTCCACCTTCGGCGCCTACCCCTGGCAGGTTCTCGTCCGGGAGTCCACCTGGCTGGGCCTATTCACCAAGAACAAGTGCGGCGGCGTCCTAATCACCAGCCGCTACGTCATCACCGCCGCCCATTGTCAGCCCGG ATTCCTGGCTTCTCTGGTGGCTGTTATGGGTGAGTTTGACATTTCCGGCGACCTGGAGAGCAAGCGCTCAGTGACCAAGAATGTTAAGCGCGTCATTGTCCACCGGCAGTACGATCCGGCCACGTTCGAAAACGACCTGGCCCTGCTGGAATTGGACAGTCTAGTGCAATTCGATACGCATATAG TGCCCATTTGCATGCCCAATGATGTGGCGGACTTCACTGGACGCATGGCGACCGTGACGGGATGGGGACGCCTTAAGTACGGAGGTGGAGTGCCATCTGTTCTCCAGGAGGTGCAG GTGCCGATTATCGAGAACAGCGTTTGCCAGGAGATGTTCCACACTGCTGGACACAACAAGAAGATTCTCACCTCCTTCCTGTGCGCCGGCTATGCCAACGGACAAAAGGATTCCTGCGAG GGTGACAGTGGCGGACCGCTGGTGCTGCAACGACCGGATGGACGCTACGAGTTGGCCGGAACCGTTTCCCACGGCATCAAATGTGCGGCGCCGTATCTGCCAGGTGTCTATATGCGCACCACCTTTTACAAGCCGTGGCTGCGCAGCATAACGGGCGTGAAATAG